ACCGGAGATGTTCCTATGTTAATGACAACATTTAATGCAAAACCAAATGTATTGCCTAATCTGATGTGGATCATGGACAGGATTTTTAAATTTACCAATTTTGGCATAGTTTCCATATTACATCAAGACTTCTTTATCATGTCTGTAAGTTAATGTGTATCTAATAATACATTAACAATATAGAAAATTAATATACATAATCaagatattttttattatttgtcaGGGTCGTAAACGAAGGGAAGAGAGTTTAAGGCAGCTAGAAAAGCATTTGATAAACTCGTATATTCCGCTTAATAGAAAGTGGATGGTTTTATTCCCGGAAGGaggttttttatgtaaaaggcgAGAGACTTCGCAAAAGTATGCTAAAAAGAATAATTTGCCTATCCTTGAAAATGTATCTTTACCTCGAGTAGGAGCAATGCAGACTATATATGATACAATTGGTCCATCACAGGATAATAATAGTTCGGAACAACAATTAGATAATAGAGCAAGTAAATAATCTGTTAAATTGCACTTTAAACAAGGTATTATTTCACGTTTTATTAAATTACGATTGAATATATAGACGTTATTTTTGATACAGGTATGATAGTGGCTAAGCCAGAAATCAATTGGGTTCTTGATATAACAATAGCATATCCTCAAGGTAAACCAATTGATTTACCTACAATTATAACTGGTTCTAGACCACCGTGTGAAACAGTACTGTTTTATCGAGTTTTTCCTAGTTCAGTGGTAAGTTTCGATATATAAACCATCGTTTATCTATGTTTTATACAGAAATACTTCATTGCGACATCATTTCTAGGTTCCGCGAGAAccagaattattgtctaaatggTTGTATGATAGGTGGGTTGAAAAAGAAGCActtttggaaaatttttataaatacggAACATTTATTGGCACACAAGCATCAGCCAATGAAGGTTCCAAGGTCCATCAGGATCCATTGAGATTCCTAGtccttcatttattttttataacatCTAGTTATATACATTATAATATGTTTGCGTATATGCTCTCTTGCTTCTGGTAAAGCGTTTTATGCTATACAAGAAATTACGTTCAAACATGAGTGAAATTACGATGTAGTAAAGTAAAAATATTCCTGCCTTAAATATTACTCTTGATGTTGACTAATAAAACTAACGAGTGTATGAATTCTCAATTCCAAGTGAATGTTTATAATCTAGGTACATAGGTAGTTAATTGAAATTACTATACAGAATTATTTGATCACGATGTCTGTTCCATTAATTAAATGATCGTAATTAGGAGGTTTTAATAACAAAATTTTGGTTTTATTAACGAAGTTCGTtacggaaaattatttttacagttCTGCAAATTTCTGTTATAATTAGCCATTCTTTGaaatgtttattttaatttatgtaaatgaggTACGTAAGATATTTCATAACATTATAGTCGTGACATGACATTTATAATACGATTTTAAAAACCTATCTGATGAAAGACATTAATAACATAAAATTGTCAATAATATAATgaaaattttactttatttgGATAAAGAATAGTACAGATTCATTTTAACGAACAGCTATTAAATATGGATGTTTGAGCTGTATTGAAAGTATCTAGAGAGACGATTTAAGCTTTTTTATATGAAATTCATTGTAAAGAGTACATTTTAATGTTTATATCTATGCAAGTCAAatgatttaattaatatttgtttATTCACTGAGATATATGTATTGCTACCACCTATGTGATAGTTTCGATCGCGCTATATTAATATAAACGTTATCATTTTTATTTCTTCATTTACTACATACTGTGAAAATGTGTCTACACTTGACTATCTGTCTGGAGGACTTGGCAACATTTCAGGGGATTTTCATAATATCCTACATGTGTGTTTTATAATATGGTATCTTAAGTAGGATTGCAAATATTCTATGAAGTGGAATTGCAAGATGTAATAGTAAATTGTTACTGTTGCTGTAGGAGTGGCAATAGTAAATACCATTTTGAAGGAATATCCATTTATTTGTGATATatgatagaaaagaaaatatttttcaatgcgaAGTCAATCatacaaacataattttttaaatcacatattagaaaatttatgtaagttcGTAATTCTATGAAGAGATAGATGTGAAACTTAAatacaaattgtttaaaaatttggcAGAAATGAAAATCATATCTTACAAAATCTGTCAAAGTAAGAAAGATTTGTACTTGATTGCTAAATCTCAACCAATAATAACGCTGTTTAATAAAGAAAAACAGCTGTGCCTTGTTCCTACGGACAAACCTCAGTGTTAGTTGTATATATGCATATGCAAATTTCATATGTAACGTTCACGTTAAATCAGCGcctataattaatttttaagatgTTCAGGTTTCATCGCTTGAAAGGAAAACCTTAGAAATAATACAATTGTTAAAGATATGTTTTTTATGCTGCCTAATTGGTTATTATAAAGTAAAAAGCATAGCCCAAATTCAAAGCAATTTCTAGACTGATTAATTCGGAAGAATAAATTAGTTAAAGCATATAATAAATGAACGTCTGTTGTCGTGTAATAAacatagaaaattaattttttctgtgGTTACTATTAACagaaaacatttttaattatatgtcTATTTCAATGACAACATAGAATTTTATGATGAAATGAAATATAATTGTACAAAACAATAATTTCAGTAAGGCCAATGTTAGTTGCATTAAACTGTAAGTGATTATATTATTCGCATATTAAGAACATTAATTTCCTGTAATATACGAGCATATTAAACACatcaatttttgaatttatataTCTGCATACAAGAACACTATATTATTGACAtatacgaatatttttttacatttctttGCATTTCAGTGCATTTAATACATAAAGTACAAGAAAAATACCAACAAAACGTGCAAGTGTTTGCAGACAAAAAGTTTAACATCATGAAATAGAAAGAAGTGTTAaatcaaaataatttatattttcaaattcaatgattttttgtttcttatttatatcacgattatatttttattcgttaacaGAGTAATAAAATTCTGTTAATCCTTAGTTTCACATCCTtatgtttattaaatatttaagtaAATCCATAATATCACGATAGAATGCATCTAGTCTGGGTTGCAAACTTTTGAACCAATGGAAACAAGATTCTAAATGTATTACTAATTGTACTATaagaaacttttaaatttaCCAATAAAATTTATGTTTTACATTCTAAAAATTGTTACGTATCGTTTGAAACTATTCAATTAAACATAATgttattgaaagaaaaattatgcAAATGAAACTTGACTTTATTGCTGATCAAAAGTTACAAATATACAATAAGATGTTACTAATACTTAACTGTGAGTAATATAACGATTAAAAACTGAACTGTAGGTAAGAATGCAAAGGAAAGAAACAGTGTAACATAATAATTGCATAATAGCATATTTACTTCAATTACAAgggccaatatttttgaaatatttagatACATTAGATTTTTAATATAACATATGGTACAATAAAAGTTTAAAActcaagtttcattgaaaacaaGAAGCAATCTAACTAAACAAATAATTATATCAATTACAGTGAAGACTATTTATTATATCTATAGTTATTGCATAAAACATTTGTTTTTGTGTTGAGAATGAGTTGTAAgccaattattaaaataaatgtcaCACTTTATACAGCACACTTTGCACCTGAATGTCAGTTTCACATATTAGCTATGGGAataatgtaaaatattattagcaataATAAGTTATGACATAAGCCCTCTTGGTTGTACTTTAACATCTTCTATTTTATTGCCTTTACTAAGTTATACATATATAACAGTATTACTTGTGCACACTATATTGGAACTAATTATTCTTACTGCATTTATGTTTAGTACATATTTTGTATATACTTGAGTGTAGCATTTTCGtgttatgtttaaaaaatatataagaatATTGTTTTGTGTTGTACTCCTATTATAATCATATTGTGTGATAAAACAGACAGTATTTAGCACATATGTAATTTACAATTTCAGGTGGAAAAACTAATAATATTACAGAAAAAATCGCAATATGGCAATTATAAAATCTATGATACTGATATTTGTAATATTTGTGTGCTGTATGAAAGGTGTTTAGAAATTTTGGTGAATTTTGATTCAAATCTACATACTGTAAACACCTTTGTAAAGAATATAAGAATGTAACTGAAAGAAAACTTTAAAACTATTTTTCCATAAGGAAATCACAATGTTTTTTTCAATATCTACGCGAGAAATGTGTACCGCTCAAAAGAACTTATAGGTCATTTTTGTGCAATGCACGAATAAAAATATGTTAGATTTCATATTCTTTTTACACGCGAAACTGTTTGCACAACTCAACGTGTCTTTGTCATGTAATGAAACGTGCATCTAATTATGTACAATATTACGACTGCATACGATGTTCACAAatactatattaaaataaatgtaaatgcAACTTAGTGTAAGTTCTCGAAATTTTAAAGAAGAATATAACTCGCTTGTATTGTCTTTTCTTATAAGAACTTTAATAAAGTTGTTGTTTTCGAACTACATACGAAAGTATTTCTTTCGAGGGTCCTATTTATCATTTCGCGAtacgaaatttcattttttagacATAAGTAAAGTTTACCGTAGTATGTATTTCGAATTCATTTGCATGGTATTCTAGCAAAGATCTTACAAGTTAGGATAAGTAGGATCAAATAACTTTACAATTTATTGTTTACGAACATTCTTATATATTAcaaaaatgttatattttacatatatttttatttctaaagaaaatatataattatactcTTAATCGATTAGTTCGATATTACCCGCGACGAAAAAGTTTCAAAAAGGAAGGAATTGAACTGTTGCAAAGCATAGCCTTCTGATTGGTGAAACAACATTGGTCTTTCAATTGGTAGAATGATACTGGCGTTTCCAGTATCATTC
The window above is part of the Colletes latitarsis isolate SP2378_abdomen chromosome 2, iyColLati1, whole genome shotgun sequence genome. Proteins encoded here:
- the LOC143346683 gene encoding acyl-CoA:lysophosphatidylglycerol acyltransferase 1 isoform X3, with amino-acid sequence MTLLFPVKVYQPQVYWRIEGLFFHWLLAMVSMWTWSAGYDIIEQGDDIQKIISEKTLVIANHQSTGDVPMLMTTFNAKPNVLPNLMWIMDRIFKFTNFGIVSILHQDFFIMSGRKRREESLRQLEKHLINSYIPLNRKWMVLFPEGGFLCKRRETSQKYAKKNNLPILENVSLPRVGAMQTIYDTIGPSQDNNSSEQQLDNRANVIFDTGMIVAKPEINWVLDITIAYPQGKPIDLPTIITGSRPPCETVLFYRVFPSSVVPREPELLSKWLYDRWVEKEALLENFYKYGTFIGTQASANEGSKVHQDPLRFLVLHLFFITSSYIHYNMFAYMLSCFW
- the LOC143346683 gene encoding acyl-CoA:lysophosphatidylglycerol acyltransferase 1 isoform X2 is translated as MTDFSSSSTFARVIGNVLTFIKCIARTSFVILNNAYCIPTYVVWMTLLFPVKVYQPQVYWRIEGLFFHWLLAMVSMWTWSAGYDIIEQGDDIQKIISEKTLVIANHQSTGDVPMLMTTFNAKPNVLPNLMWIMDRIFKFTNFGIVSILHQDFFIMSGRKRREESLRQLEKHLINSYIPLNRKWMVLFPEGGFLCKRRETSQKYAKKNNLPILENVSLPRVGAMQTIYDTIGPSQDNNSSEQQLDNRASMIVAKPEINWVLDITIAYPQGKPIDLPTIITGSRPPCETVLFYRVFPSSVVPREPELLSKWLYDRWVEKEALLENFYKYGTFIGTQASANEGSKVHQDPLRFLVLHLFFITSSYIHYNMFAYMLSCFW
- the LOC143346683 gene encoding acyl-CoA:lysophosphatidylglycerol acyltransferase 1 isoform X1, which translates into the protein MTDFSSSSTFARVIGNVLTFIKCIARTSFVILNNAYCIPTYVVWMTLLFPVKVYQPQVYWRIEGLFFHWLLAMVSMWTWSAGYDIIEQGDDIQKIISEKTLVIANHQSTGDVPMLMTTFNAKPNVLPNLMWIMDRIFKFTNFGIVSILHQDFFIMSGRKRREESLRQLEKHLINSYIPLNRKWMVLFPEGGFLCKRRETSQKYAKKNNLPILENVSLPRVGAMQTIYDTIGPSQDNNSSEQQLDNRANVIFDTGMIVAKPEINWVLDITIAYPQGKPIDLPTIITGSRPPCETVLFYRVFPSSVVPREPELLSKWLYDRWVEKEALLENFYKYGTFIGTQASANEGSKVHQDPLRFLVLHLFFITSSYIHYNMFAYMLSCFW